From Planifilum fimeticola, a single genomic window includes:
- a CDS encoding 3D domain-containing protein, protein MTKRWLIPALGLALAVGLFVGDGRDLPRAAAEESGWTTIKVEKGDTVYSIARRFGTDVETVSRMNRLDDPSFIRVGQALRVPLRKREAESGERGESRPALLPMAYGRDLGDFTLTAYTAGPESTGKSPGHPAYGITSSGAPAVEGVTIAVDPSVIPIGSRVYIEGLGYFVAQDTGSAIKGKRIDVFMNDLEEALQFGVKKGVRVAIVD, encoded by the coding sequence ATGACCAAGCGCTGGTTGATTCCCGCCCTCGGCCTGGCCCTGGCCGTCGGATTGTTTGTCGGAGACGGGCGGGATCTGCCCCGGGCGGCGGCCGAGGAAAGTGGATGGACGACGATCAAGGTGGAGAAGGGGGACACGGTGTACAGCATCGCCCGCCGGTTCGGGACCGACGTTGAGACCGTCTCCCGCATGAACCGGCTGGATGATCCCTCCTTTATCCGGGTCGGTCAGGCGCTCCGCGTTCCCCTCCGAAAGCGGGAGGCGGAAAGCGGGGAGAGAGGGGAATCCCGGCCCGCCCTGCTGCCGATGGCTTACGGACGGGACCTGGGGGATTTCACCCTGACCGCCTACACCGCCGGCCCGGAATCCACCGGCAAATCGCCGGGGCATCCGGCCTACGGGATCACCTCCAGCGGCGCCCCCGCCGTGGAAGGAGTGACGATTGCCGTCGATCCATCCGTGATCCCGATCGGCTCCCGGGTGTATATCGAAGGGTTGGGTTACTTCGTCGCGCAGGATACGGGGAGTGCCATCAAGGGAAAACGAATTGACGTGTTTATGAACGATCTGGAGGAAGCGCTGCAGTTTGGCGTGAAGAAGGGCGTTCGCGTGGCGATCGTCGATTGA
- the rlmD gene encoding 23S rRNA (uracil(1939)-C(5))-methyltransferase RlmD → MGDQPVHTGQKIELTITGYSHAGEGVGKYEGFTLFIPFAAAGERVLAQVEAVKKNHGRARLVKVIQPSPERSTPPCGVFGRCGGCQLQHVSYAEQLRMKERQVRDSFSRIGRMEVKIRPVIGMENPWGYRNKAQVPFGMEGGKAVAGFYASGTHRVVDMDTCLIQHPLNDRVVRMVKQLARRLDTPIYDERTHRGILRHVMVRTGFHTGECMVVLVTNGEKLPRRQQWVEALRREIPQLKSIIQNVNRRRSSVVLGPENRLLWGREVIYDRIGDVMFAISAHSFFQINPVQTKVLYDRVAEYAGLTGGETVIDAYCGIGSIALYLARRAKRVYGVDVVGAAIRDAERNAALNRMNHVTFEEGTAEEVMPRWLREGIKPDVIVLDPPRKGCDPALLETAASMRPDRIVYVSCNPATLARDAKYLAELGYRVREVQPVDMFPHTGHVECCALLEPK, encoded by the coding sequence ATGGGAGATCAACCGGTGCATACGGGACAGAAAATTGAACTGACGATAACCGGCTACAGCCACGCCGGCGAAGGGGTGGGGAAATACGAGGGGTTTACCCTGTTCATTCCCTTTGCCGCCGCCGGGGAACGGGTTTTGGCGCAAGTGGAGGCGGTGAAGAAAAACCACGGCCGCGCCCGGCTGGTAAAGGTGATTCAGCCGTCTCCGGAGCGCTCAACGCCTCCCTGCGGCGTCTTCGGAAGGTGCGGAGGTTGTCAGCTGCAGCATGTGTCCTACGCGGAACAACTGCGGATGAAAGAAAGGCAGGTGCGCGACAGCTTCTCCCGGATCGGGCGGATGGAGGTGAAAATTCGCCCGGTGATCGGGATGGAGAACCCCTGGGGTTACCGAAACAAGGCCCAGGTTCCCTTCGGGATGGAGGGCGGGAAGGCGGTCGCCGGTTTTTACGCTTCCGGGACACACCGGGTTGTGGACATGGATACCTGCCTGATCCAGCACCCGCTGAACGATCGGGTGGTCCGGATGGTGAAGCAACTGGCGCGGCGCCTGGACACCCCCATCTACGACGAACGGACCCACCGCGGCATTTTACGGCATGTGATGGTGCGGACGGGCTTTCATACCGGCGAGTGCATGGTGGTGCTGGTGACGAACGGGGAGAAACTTCCCCGCCGGCAACAATGGGTGGAAGCATTGCGCAGGGAAATTCCCCAGTTGAAGTCCATCATCCAAAACGTGAACCGCAGACGGTCCAGTGTGGTCCTGGGGCCGGAAAATCGGCTGTTATGGGGCCGGGAAGTCATCTATGACCGGATCGGGGACGTCATGTTCGCCATTTCCGCGCATTCCTTTTTTCAGATCAATCCGGTGCAGACAAAGGTCCTGTACGACCGGGTGGCGGAATATGCCGGCCTGACCGGCGGCGAAACCGTGATCGATGCCTATTGCGGGATCGGTTCCATCGCGCTTTATCTCGCCCGGCGCGCCAAGCGCGTCTATGGCGTGGATGTCGTCGGCGCGGCGATCCGGGATGCCGAACGCAACGCAGCCCTCAACCGGATGAACCACGTGACCTTTGAAGAGGGGACTGCAGAAGAAGTAATGCCCCGCTGGTTGCGCGAGGGGATCAAACCGGACGTCATCGTGCTCGATCCCCCGCGGAAGGGATGCGATCCCGCGCTTTTGGAGACCGCAGCCTCCATGCGTCCCGACAGGATCGTCTATGTGTCCTGCAATCCCGCCACCCTCGCCCGCGACGCAAAATATCTGGCGGAGCTGGGGTACAGGGTCCGGGAAGTGCAGCCGGTGGACATGTTCCCGCATACGGGGCATGTGGAGTGCTGTGCCCTGTTGGAGCCGAAATAG
- a CDS encoding sirohydrochlorin chelatase: MERGETMKKRGALVIAHGSSKSEWVAMVDDAVERVDLEVPVAVGFLEMVEGRGIPDAIRSLEEQGVEEIVAVPLFVSSGSGHIAEIARMLGVEPPHPVEADVPPIEFNARVRFCRPMDDHPFIARILTERAKELSADPQDEWVLLVGHGNETPVLRKEWERAMDRLAGQIQRAGGFAGVSSATFHPDNLRERAEDLARDYRLLVVPLFLSEGYFTRKVIPSRLEGIPYVYSGHTYLPHPLVSEWITTSVREALEEQPVA, from the coding sequence ATGGAACGAGGTGAGACGATGAAGAAACGGGGTGCGCTGGTCATAGCTCACGGTTCCAGCAAATCCGAATGGGTGGCGATGGTGGACGATGCCGTCGAACGGGTGGATCTGGAGGTGCCGGTCGCTGTCGGATTTCTGGAGATGGTGGAGGGACGGGGGATTCCGGACGCCATCCGGTCCCTGGAGGAACAGGGAGTGGAGGAGATTGTGGCCGTCCCGCTCTTCGTCTCCTCCGGCAGCGGCCATATCGCCGAAATCGCCCGCATGCTGGGTGTGGAGCCGCCCCATCCCGTCGAGGCGGATGTGCCGCCCATCGAGTTCAATGCCCGGGTGCGGTTTTGCCGGCCGATGGACGATCACCCTTTCATCGCCCGGATTTTGACGGAACGGGCGAAGGAGCTCAGCGCCGATCCGCAGGATGAATGGGTTTTGCTGGTCGGACACGGCAACGAAACTCCCGTCTTGCGCAAAGAATGGGAACGGGCGATGGATCGCCTGGCCGGTCAGATACAGCGGGCGGGGGGATTTGCCGGCGTTTCCAGCGCCACCTTTCATCCGGACAACCTGCGCGAGCGGGCGGAGGATCTCGCCCGGGATTACCGCCTGTTGGTGGTCCCCCTGTTTCTGAGCGAAGGCTATTTCACCCGGAAGGTGATTCCCTCCCGGCTGGAGGGCATTCCCTACGTCTATTCCGGGCACACCTATCTGCCTCATCCCCTCGTCTCCGAGTGGATCACTACCTCCGTGCGAGAGGCTCTGGAGGAGCAGCCGGTGGCGTGA
- a CDS encoding MGDG synthase family glycosyltransferase: protein MARVAWPRASLVEDGWPVQTLDSVGQCDILLVSENFGTGHTRAAEAILRGIRSADADVNARLVEIGRVLRPRMSRLLVDSYLGIIRKTPFIWRAFYGWHQGKSFPRSLQSFIRYALYTRLAELITLHRPRLVVSTHPFAAFGVARLKERGWDFKLCTVVTDFSAHGSWAHPQTDRYLVPAEHVRNQLIRIGTDPERILVTGIPTDPIFWEEEDQAEVRRRLGLRQIPTVLIMGGGLGLGGMEQLVNMMAKWRNHMQILVVTGRNHQLYQSLTTDPKLDHPNIRIAGYIQSLSEWMEAADLILTKPGAMTCTEAIAKVKPLLLYGTIPGHEEKNGQFLTRNGLALRLEGEDHLDEILDRFLSDPECFSPIREAMLQWRKKIHPSRSVEAVLQMIGESPASLSAPSIHVGQR, encoded by the coding sequence ATGGCTCGAGTTGCGTGGCCAAGGGCTTCCCTCGTGGAAGATGGGTGGCCGGTCCAAACATTGGATTCTGTCGGGCAATGCGACATCCTGTTGGTATCGGAAAATTTCGGCACCGGCCACACCCGGGCGGCGGAGGCCATCCTGCGGGGGATTCGGTCGGCCGATGCGGACGTGAATGCCCGTCTGGTGGAGATCGGCCGGGTACTTCGTCCCCGGATGAGCCGTTTGTTGGTGGATTCCTACCTGGGGATCATCCGGAAAACCCCCTTTATCTGGCGGGCCTTTTACGGTTGGCACCAGGGGAAGTCGTTTCCCCGTTCGCTGCAATCCTTTATCCGCTATGCCCTGTACACACGTCTGGCGGAGCTGATCACCCTTCACCGGCCGCGTCTGGTCGTTTCGACCCACCCCTTCGCCGCCTTCGGAGTGGCCCGCCTGAAGGAGCGGGGATGGGATTTCAAGCTGTGCACGGTCGTCACGGACTTTTCCGCCCACGGCTCCTGGGCGCATCCTCAAACCGATCGGTACCTGGTGCCGGCTGAGCACGTGCGGAATCAATTGATCCGAATCGGAACGGATCCCGAACGGATCTTGGTCACGGGTATTCCCACCGACCCGATCTTCTGGGAAGAAGAAGATCAGGCCGAAGTCCGCCGACGCCTGGGGCTGCGCCAAATTCCCACCGTGTTGATCATGGGTGGCGGTTTGGGGCTGGGCGGCATGGAGCAATTGGTAAACATGATGGCCAAGTGGCGGAATCACATGCAGATTTTGGTGGTCACCGGGCGAAACCATCAATTGTACCAATCCCTGACGACGGATCCAAAGCTCGACCATCCCAATATCCGAATCGCCGGTTACATCCAGTCCCTGTCCGAATGGATGGAGGCGGCGGATCTGATTCTCACCAAGCCGGGAGCGATGACCTGCACCGAAGCGATTGCCAAGGTGAAGCCGCTCCTCCTGTACGGAACGATTCCCGGCCACGAGGAGAAAAACGGACAGTTCCTGACAAGAAACGGCCTGGCGCTGCGGCTCGAGGGGGAGGATCACCTGGATGAGATCCTGGATCGCTTTTTGAGCGACCCCGAATGTTTCTCCCCGATCCGCGAAGCCATGCTCCAGTGGCGGAAGAAAATCCATCCGTCCCGCAGCGTTGAAGCGGTGCTTCAGATGATCGGCGAATCCCCTGCTTCGCTTTCGGCCCCGAGCATCCACGTCGGTCAGCGCTGA
- a CDS encoding NADPH-dependent oxidoreductase, with translation MNDVIKTILNHRSIRKFKDIPLSREQIDTIVRAARMAPTSSNLQPFTIIGVTDPDLKKFLAKRSGNEDTINQCGYLFIFCLDLYRIMVSASAEEKVKMRNTLSFSYFNQTAVLSVGIALQNANLAAESMGLGTVIIGGINGALPDLDEWLDLPEYVIPLAGLALGVPDEQPEQKPRLPQDAIFFENKYDRDLREKVERYDKEIEEYYQARTSNRKNENWSKKIIGMLARDLPLGFYSEYIRRKGFIFK, from the coding sequence GTGAACGACGTCATCAAGACCATACTAAATCACCGGTCCATTCGAAAGTTCAAAGATATCCCGTTGAGCCGGGAACAAATCGACACCATCGTTCGGGCCGCCCGGATGGCGCCAACCTCTTCGAATTTACAACCGTTTACCATTATCGGGGTGACAGATCCCGACCTGAAGAAATTCTTGGCGAAAAGGTCGGGAAACGAGGACACCATCAATCAATGCGGGTATTTATTCATCTTCTGTTTGGATCTTTATCGGATCATGGTATCCGCCAGTGCCGAGGAAAAAGTAAAAATGAGGAACACATTAAGCTTTTCCTATTTTAATCAGACTGCCGTTCTCAGTGTGGGAATCGCCCTGCAAAATGCAAATTTGGCAGCTGAATCGATGGGGCTAGGAACAGTAATCATTGGAGGAATCAACGGCGCGTTGCCGGATCTGGATGAATGGCTGGATCTGCCGGAATATGTGATTCCTCTGGCGGGTTTGGCATTGGGTGTGCCAGATGAACAGCCGGAGCAAAAACCTCGTTTGCCTCAGGATGCCATATTTTTCGAGAACAAATATGACCGTGATCTTCGAGAAAAAGTGGAACGGTATGATAAAGAAATCGAGGAATATTACCAAGCGCGGACCAGCAACCGGAAAAACGAGAACTGGTCCAAAAAGATTATCGGCATGCTGGCGAGAGATCTTCCACTCGGCTTTTACAGCGAGTATATCAGAAGGAAAGGATTTATATTCAAATAA
- a CDS encoding O-antigen ligase family protein: MSRDLPNNLAARLIQALILSIIISPWLPPVVLLIIGLLTPFLVKGRWPIRGFPEGIFIGFLLWTAISWYFNPYWISWIPVGLIPILVFLTYYLLTVWIKRGLDWSWHEIQRLYLLFWVAGFYIAVVVLLQGFGWLSQEASWWGRLLGYSAIYQNDMTRSVGTSTNSNLAAALLICLALISTYAFSVLKKRWQKVAALAAFFLFCMAIWMTGSRGAWVGLTVGLLVQVWMTGNRRRTILLFVFLVLLGCVIYTNQTLIPREETLFATISVRIFVWQNAFRIFQDHWLVGVLPLHFGQVFAELTGKHIYHAHNIFLGVATEFGVVGLVLFLLMLVMTVYRARRWRKMAIRLEEKRLSGMMLSLIFAFLGHGMYDYTIIAPQVGSLFFLSVILINWQYERRCRMPAPSPHVTEEQQNSTAS, from the coding sequence TTGAGCAGAGATCTTCCTAACAACCTGGCAGCCCGGTTGATTCAGGCTCTGATCTTGTCCATCATCATTTCCCCGTGGTTGCCTCCGGTTGTTCTGTTGATCATCGGCCTTCTCACTCCCTTCCTCGTCAAGGGACGCTGGCCGATCCGGGGTTTCCCGGAAGGGATTTTCATCGGATTCCTTCTTTGGACCGCGATCAGTTGGTATTTCAATCCTTACTGGATTTCCTGGATTCCCGTCGGTTTGATCCCGATTTTGGTGTTTTTGACCTATTATCTGCTCACGGTGTGGATCAAACGGGGATTGGACTGGTCGTGGCATGAAATACAACGGTTGTACCTATTGTTTTGGGTAGCCGGTTTTTATATCGCTGTCGTCGTCCTTCTGCAGGGGTTCGGCTGGCTTTCGCAGGAGGCATCCTGGTGGGGCCGGCTGTTGGGGTATTCCGCCATTTACCAGAATGACATGACGCGCAGCGTGGGAACATCGACCAATTCCAACTTGGCGGCCGCATTGTTGATTTGTCTGGCTCTGATCAGCACCTACGCCTTTTCGGTTTTGAAAAAGCGTTGGCAGAAGGTTGCCGCCCTAGCTGCCTTTTTTTTATTTTGCATGGCCATCTGGATGACCGGATCCCGCGGAGCGTGGGTGGGATTGACCGTCGGGCTGCTGGTCCAGGTGTGGATGACCGGAAACCGTCGCCGTACGATTTTGCTGTTCGTCTTCCTCGTTCTCCTGGGCTGCGTGATTTACACCAATCAGACATTGATCCCCCGGGAAGAGACGCTCTTTGCGACCATCAGCGTGCGGATCTTTGTCTGGCAGAACGCCTTCCGCATTTTTCAGGATCACTGGCTGGTCGGGGTGCTCCCCCTTCATTTTGGGCAGGTTTTCGCCGAATTGACGGGCAAACATATTTACCACGCCCACAACATCTTTCTGGGGGTGGCGACGGAATTTGGCGTGGTGGGACTTGTTCTCTTTTTGCTGATGCTCGTCATGACCGTATACCGGGCCCGGAGATGGCGGAAAATGGCCATCCGGCTCGAGGAAAAGCGTCTGTCCGGCATGATGTTGTCGCTCATTTTCGCCTTCCTCGGCCACGGTATGTACGATTACACGATCATCGCCCCGCAGGTGGGAAGCCTGTTTTTCCTGAGCGTAATCCTGATCAACTGGCAGTATGAACGGCGGTGCCGAATGCCCGCCCCGTCCCCGCACGTGACGGAGGAACAGCAGAACTCGACGGCATCTTGA
- the yfbR gene encoding 5'-deoxynucleotidase: MNPFYAYLYRLRLIRRWGLMQSAVPENVAEHSFHVALLTHALCTIAVRVFGKEVPVERAVMLALYHDATEVITGDIPSPVKHHNRTILKGFRELEALAAERLCEMVPGELRESYRPFFRDPDPELLRWVKGADLLDAYLKCVIEIASGNREFLVAKREIEERIRKLEMPEVDYFLEHFGPSFEKSLDELSESEG; this comes from the coding sequence ATGAATCCCTTTTATGCGTACCTGTACCGGTTGCGCCTGATTCGGCGCTGGGGGCTGATGCAAAGCGCCGTACCGGAAAATGTGGCGGAACACTCCTTTCATGTGGCCCTGCTGACCCACGCTTTGTGCACGATCGCCGTCCGGGTGTTCGGGAAGGAGGTGCCGGTGGAACGGGCGGTCATGCTGGCCCTCTACCACGATGCGACGGAGGTGATCACCGGGGACATTCCCAGCCCGGTGAAACATCACAACCGGACCATCCTGAAGGGGTTTCGGGAACTGGAGGCTTTGGCCGCGGAGCGCTTGTGCGAGATGGTGCCCGGGGAGCTTCGGGAATCGTACCGCCCCTTTTTCCGGGATCCGGATCCGGAGCTGCTCCGCTGGGTGAAGGGAGCGGATCTGCTGGATGCCTATCTTAAGTGTGTGATCGAGATCGCATCGGGCAACCGGGAGTTTCTCGTGGCGAAAAGGGAGATCGAGGAGCGGATCCGCAAGCTGGAGATGCCGGAAGTCGATTATTTTCTGGAACATTTCGGCCCCAGTTTCGAGAAGAGTTTGGACGAGCTGTCGGAGAGCGAAGGATGA
- the gatA gene encoding Asp-tRNA(Asn)/Glu-tRNA(Gln) amidotransferase subunit GatA, with protein MSLLKEPLKEIHKRLSEGDCSAKDLVDLSLKRIDEVEDRVGAFITVDREGARARAEELDKQLAEEGERGLLAAIPAGIKDNICTEGLLTTCASKILANYTPIYDATVMKKLRAAQAIPVGKTNMDEFAMGSSTENSGFHLTRNPWDPERVPGGSSGGSAAAVAAGEVFFALGSDTGGSIRQPAAFCGVVGLKPTYGRVSRFGLVAFASSLDQIGPLTKNVEDAAYVLQAIAGHDPMDSTSADVEVPDYLSALTGDVKGLKVAVPRELMGDGIDPGVREQVLKALRVLEGVGAVCEEVSLPHVRYAVETYYLLAPAEASSNLARYDGVRYGVRAPADNLMELYYNSRSTGFGAEVKRRIMLGTYALSSGYYDAYYLKAQKVRTLIKRDFDQIFEKYDVVIGPTTPTTAFRIGEKVDDPLTMYLNDICTIPVNLAGLPAISVPCGLSGGLPVGLQVIGRPFDEETVLRVAHAYEQQAEPLPEPPLGGDRS; from the coding sequence ATGTCGCTGCTCAAAGAACCGCTCAAGGAAATACATAAGCGGCTGTCGGAAGGGGATTGTTCCGCCAAGGACCTGGTGGACCTCTCCCTGAAGCGGATTGACGAAGTGGAAGACCGCGTGGGCGCCTTTATCACGGTGGACCGGGAAGGGGCGCGCGCCCGGGCGGAGGAGCTGGATAAACAGCTGGCGGAAGAAGGTGAGCGGGGGCTTCTGGCCGCCATTCCGGCGGGCATCAAGGATAACATCTGCACCGAGGGATTGCTCACCACCTGCGCCAGCAAAATCCTGGCCAACTACACCCCGATTTACGACGCCACGGTCATGAAAAAGCTGCGCGCCGCCCAGGCGATTCCCGTCGGAAAGACCAACATGGACGAGTTTGCCATGGGTTCCTCCACGGAAAACTCGGGTTTTCATCTGACGCGCAATCCTTGGGACCCGGAACGGGTTCCCGGCGGATCCAGCGGAGGTTCCGCCGCCGCGGTGGCCGCCGGAGAAGTCTTTTTCGCACTGGGATCGGACACGGGGGGGTCGATCCGGCAGCCGGCCGCCTTCTGCGGGGTGGTCGGGTTGAAGCCGACCTACGGGCGGGTTTCCCGCTTCGGTCTCGTCGCTTTCGCCTCTTCGCTGGATCAGATCGGTCCCTTGACCAAAAATGTGGAGGACGCCGCCTACGTGCTGCAGGCGATTGCGGGGCATGACCCCATGGATTCCACTTCCGCCGACGTGGAGGTGCCGGATTACCTGTCGGCCTTGACCGGCGATGTGAAGGGATTGAAAGTGGCCGTTCCCCGGGAGCTGATGGGGGACGGAATCGATCCCGGCGTTCGGGAGCAGGTGCTCAAGGCTCTCCGCGTGCTGGAGGGAGTGGGAGCGGTGTGTGAAGAGGTTTCCCTGCCCCATGTCCGTTATGCGGTGGAAACGTACTACCTGCTGGCTCCCGCGGAGGCTTCCTCCAACCTGGCCCGCTACGACGGGGTTCGGTACGGGGTTCGCGCGCCCGCGGACAACCTGATGGAGTTGTATTACAACTCCCGGAGCACCGGTTTCGGGGCGGAGGTGAAGCGGCGGATCATGCTGGGGACCTACGCGCTCAGCTCCGGCTATTACGACGCCTATTACCTGAAGGCGCAGAAGGTGCGGACTTTGATCAAACGGGATTTCGACCAGATCTTTGAAAAGTACGATGTGGTGATCGGTCCGACCACTCCGACCACCGCCTTCCGCATCGGTGAAAAGGTGGACGATCCGCTGACCATGTATCTGAACGACATCTGCACCATTCCGGTCAACCTGGCCGGTTTGCCGGCGATCAGCGTTCCCTGCGGCTTGAGCGGGGGGCTTCCCGTCGGTCTGCAGGTGATCGGCCGCCCCTTTGACGAAGAGACGGTTCTTCGGGTGGCCCATGCCTATGAGCAACAGGCCGAGCCCCTTCCCGAACCCCCGTTGGGAGGTGACCGTTCATGA
- a CDS encoding GNAT family N-acetyltransferase encodes MPCPDLETRRLLLRKLSLADVDDLFQVFSDEEATVYVPRNKHVDKTETLNHLKNLIKRMDEGKTLVWSVVDKKDKRVIGTVNLYLKQDRAASIGAVICRERWGKGIATEALREVISFGFDQMELIRIEGKCESNHAASEKVLKKLGMTYEGTLRKEVIINGIPRDVKVYSVLIDECNASFRDVSMR; translated from the coding sequence ATGCCCTGTCCCGATCTGGAAACCCGTCGTTTATTGCTAAGGAAATTGTCATTGGCTGATGTTGATGATTTGTTTCAAGTTTTTTCGGATGAGGAGGCTACCGTTTATGTACCGAGAAATAAACATGTTGACAAGACGGAAACGTTAAATCACCTGAAGAACCTGATCAAAAGAATGGATGAGGGCAAAACGTTGGTCTGGTCAGTTGTGGATAAAAAAGACAAGCGGGTAATCGGAACCGTCAATTTGTACCTTAAACAAGATCGAGCAGCCTCGATTGGTGCGGTTATTTGCAGAGAACGATGGGGAAAAGGAATTGCAACCGAAGCGTTAAGGGAAGTGATATCCTTCGGCTTTGATCAAATGGAGCTCATCCGAATAGAAGGAAAATGCGAATCAAATCATGCTGCTTCTGAGAAAGTGTTAAAAAAACTGGGGATGACTTATGAAGGAACCCTGAGAAAAGAAGTGATCATCAACGGCATACCGAGAGATGTGAAGGTGTACTCGGTGTTGATCGATGAATGCAATGCGTCGTTCAGGGACGTATCAATGCGGTGA
- a CDS encoding MarR family transcriptional regulator, translated as MTDASNDDLQRIKGRIEKSLLRLLASESDDDAEKNWLKEHASDSELKRLVPHITILGLHALDVISEGEGVRAVDIAKELGVTKGAISKTTRKLLDHGLIKREKRPDNLKEIYYYVTPLGAELAKLHRQLHQEKDQRALELFRGYDLESLKLIAEFMEKLARLR; from the coding sequence ATGACGGATGCCAGTAATGATGATTTGCAAAGGATTAAGGGTCGGATTGAAAAATCTTTGCTTCGGTTACTGGCCAGCGAGTCCGATGATGACGCCGAGAAAAACTGGTTAAAAGAGCACGCATCCGATTCTGAGCTGAAACGGCTGGTACCGCATATCACGATACTGGGCCTTCATGCTTTGGATGTCATCAGTGAAGGGGAAGGGGTAAGAGCGGTCGACATTGCCAAGGAATTGGGTGTCACCAAGGGTGCAATATCAAAAACGACGCGAAAACTGCTGGATCACGGATTAATCAAACGGGAGAAACGCCCGGACAACCTGAAGGAAATTTATTATTACGTTACCCCTCTTGGAGCTGAGCTGGCAAAGCTGCATCGTCAATTGCACCAGGAAAAGGATCAAAGAGCGCTTGAACTTTTTCGGGGCTATGATCTGGAATCCCTTAAACTGATTGCGGAATTTATGGAAAAACTGGCTCGTTTGCGGTGA
- the gatB gene encoding Asp-tRNA(Asn)/Glu-tRNA(Gln) amidotransferase subunit GatB, translating into MTAYETVIGLEVHVELSTKSKIFCGCSTEFGAPPNTHTCPICLGHPGVLPVLNRQAVEYAMKAAMALNCRIAEYSKFDRKNYFYPDLPKAYQISQYDQPIGTEGWIEIDVDGERKRIGITRVHLEEDAGKLIHAENGDGSLVDYNRVGVPLIEIVSEPDLRSPAEARAYLEKLKAIMQYCEVSDVKMEEGSLRCDANISLRPAGSSSFGTKTELKNLNSFRNVERALEYEERRQREVLESGGTVEQATLRWLEDVGRTKLMRSKEEAHDYRYFPEPDLVRLHIDEEWKERVRSTIPELPDARRDRYMREYGLSAYDAGLLTASKAIADFFDEAVQAGADPKGAANWITGELLGYLNATGKELKETRITPAGLAGMLGLIQKGTISTKIAKDVFKELVEKGGDPEKIVKEKGWVQISDEGELAKIVAQVVEANPQSVTDFKNGKDRALGYLVGQVMKATRGKANPQMVNRLIREQIGQ; encoded by the coding sequence ATGACCGCCTATGAAACGGTAATCGGATTGGAAGTGCACGTGGAGCTCTCTACGAAAAGCAAGATCTTCTGCGGCTGTTCCACGGAGTTCGGCGCGCCGCCCAACACGCACACTTGTCCCATCTGTCTGGGGCATCCCGGCGTGTTGCCGGTTTTGAACCGGCAGGCGGTGGAATACGCCATGAAGGCGGCCATGGCGCTGAACTGCCGCATTGCCGAATACAGCAAATTTGACCGGAAAAATTACTTCTACCCGGATTTGCCCAAGGCGTATCAGATTTCCCAGTACGATCAGCCGATCGGAACCGAGGGATGGATCGAAATCGACGTGGACGGGGAGCGCAAGAGGATCGGAATTACGCGCGTCCATCTGGAGGAGGATGCGGGGAAGCTGATCCACGCCGAAAACGGTGACGGATCCCTGGTGGACTACAACCGGGTCGGCGTGCCCCTGATCGAGATCGTTTCCGAACCGGATCTCCGCTCCCCGGCGGAGGCCCGGGCGTATCTGGAGAAATTGAAGGCGATCATGCAGTACTGCGAAGTCTCCGATGTGAAGATGGAGGAAGGATCTCTCCGCTGCGACGCCAATATCAGCCTCCGGCCCGCCGGGAGCAGTTCCTTCGGGACCAAGACGGAGCTGAAGAACCTCAACTCCTTCCGCAATGTGGAGCGGGCCTTGGAATATGAAGAGCGGCGCCAGCGGGAAGTGCTGGAATCGGGGGGGACGGTGGAACAGGCCACCCTGCGCTGGCTGGAGGACGTGGGTCGGACCAAGCTGATGCGCAGCAAGGAGGAGGCCCACGATTACCGCTATTTCCCGGAGCCGGATCTGGTTCGGCTTCACATCGACGAGGAATGGAAGGAGCGGGTGCGGTCCACCATCCCCGAACTTCCCGACGCCCGTCGGGATCGTTATATGCGGGAGTACGGCCTCTCCGCCTACGATGCGGGATTGCTGACGGCCTCCAAGGCGATCGCCGACTTCTTTGACGAAGCGGTACAAGCGGGAGCGGATCCGAAGGGGGCCGCCAACTGGATCACCGGCGAGCTCCTCGGTTACCTGAACGCCACCGGCAAGGAGCTCAAGGAGACCCGGATCACCCCCGCGGGCCTAGCAGGGATGCTCGGCCTGATCCAGAAGGGGACGATCAGTACCAAGATCGCCAAAGATGTGTTTAAGGAACTGGTGGAAAAGGGCGGCGATCCGGAAAAAATCGTGAAGGAAAAGGGATGGGTGCAGATCAGCGATGAGGGTGAACTGGCGAAGATCGTCGCCCAGGTGGTGGAGGCGAATCCCCAGTCGGTCACCGATTTCAAAAACGGGAAGGATCGCGCCCTCGGCTATCTCGTCGGCCAGGTGATGAAGGCCACCCGGGGGAAAGCCAATCCGCAGATGGTCAACCGGCTCATCCGGGAACAGATCGGGCAGTGA